A DNA window from Solanum lycopersicum chromosome 3, SLM_r2.1 contains the following coding sequences:
- the LOC101267975 gene encoding protein THYLAKOID ASSEMBLY 8, chloroplastic, translated as MASSLSTNLKFTLQHSSVTLPPPKSTTRRKISVRCGPRSNRGPLVKGRILSIEAIQAIQALKRAQRTDPSQIEAQVSKTLNRLIKTDLIAAYKELLRQDLCDLALKVFPAVQSECDVPDLGLYADMVLALTRTGFAEPIDELICDLEKVGRIECDDKSLVRLVRALVEGEQVESTVRVYELMKKSGWGSRFEIDEYVAKVLRRGFKRFGKEEMADEVDQQLQRSSRLV; from the coding sequence ATGGCTTCCTCTCTATCTACAAACCTCAAATTCACCTTACAACATTCTTCTGTAACTCTTCCACCACCAAAATCAACCACCAGAAGAAAAATCTCAGTACGATGCGGTCCACGAAGCAACCGTGGACCTCTAGTTAAGGGCCGAATACTAAGCATCGAAGCAATCCAAGCGATTCAAGCTCTAAAACGAGCTCAAAGAACTGACCCTTCTCAAATCGAAGCTCAAGTCTCAAAAACCCTAAATCGTCTTATCAAAACAGATCTAATTGCTGCCTACAAAGAACTTCTACGGCAAGACCTTTGCGATTTGGCCCTCAAAGTATTCCCAGCCGTTCAATCGGAATGTGATGTCCCTGATTTAGGGCTTTATGCTGATATGGTCTTAGCTTTGACCCGGACAGGTTTTGCTGAACCTATCGATGAATTGATTTGTGATTTGGAGAAAGTGGGAAGGATTGAGTGTGATGATAAGTCGCTGGTAAGGTTGGTGAGGGCGTTGGTTGAAGGTGAACAGGTGGAATCTACTGTTAGGGTTTATGAATTGATGAAAAAGAGTGGATGGGGTTCTAGATTTGagattgatgaatatgtagCTAAGGTTTTAAGAAGAGGGTTTAAGAGATTTGGTAAAGAAGAAATGGCTGATGAAGTTGATCAACAATTACAGAGATCGTCCAGATTAGTGTAG